TATTTATATCGGCGATCACGATTCCTGCACATTAAGCTCAAGTTCCGCTGGACCGTGTCCGACCCAGCTGGTAGTCAGCTTCCCACATTAGGCGCCAGTGTGTGCGTGTGAGCGCAAACCGGCGTTGCTGGGCCCATCATGGCCGACCACCCGTTGCGAGCGCTCGTAGTTGAAGGAAATGCTGTCCTGGGGACAAGCATCTGCGCCTGGCTGCGACGCCGCGGTCACCCGAGCCTTCTTTGCTCGTGTCTGCAGGAGGCCCGTGGGCTGCTGAGCAGGCAGCGTTTCGAGCTCGTGGTCCTAGCCTGGTCCAGGTGCGATGAGGGGGGCGAGGCACTCGAGCTGACGAAGTGGTTGCGAGCCGGTCGCGCCGATCGCCTGCCTGCGATCGTCATGCTGAGCGAGCACACTTTGGTCGACGACGTTCAGGCCGCCCTCGAGGCAGGGGTCACAGACCTGTTGACCAAGCCGGTCGTTGCCACTCACCTTCGGGAGCGTCTGTCTCGGGCGGAGCTCGCCGCCCGCATCGCACGGCGTCAAGAAGAGCTCGAGATTGGGCTTGAGGTCGGCGGTTGCGCGCCGCCCCCCGATTTCGTTCCGGCGTTGCCCCGACCGTCGCATGAGCCTGGTCCGAGAGGCATGTCCAAACTCGCCTTCACGGCACGCGTGCAAAGAGCCGCTCGGAGGCGCTCCCCGTCGGGACCACGTTCCCGGCCCACGCATCTGTCGCTCGTGGTGACCGATGCGCGCTAGCGGCGCACGCCGGATGCTGATACCAGTCACGCATGGGCCGTCCCCTTGCCTTGTTGACCAACGACGACGGCGTAGATGCACTCGGGCTGCAGAGCTTGCGCAGGGCCTTGGTCCTGCAGGCGGACGTAGTGGTGGTCGCGCCGGCCTACCAGCGCAGCGCCTGCAGCCACGCGGTGACGCTGCATCGGGCGATGCATCCCGTCCGTCAGGCGCAGGGTGTGTTCGCGATCGACGGGACGCCGGCGGACTGCGTCTACATTGCACTGCATCAGGGCCATTTCTTTTCGCGCGCCCCGGATGTGGTCGTCTCGGGGATCAACCACGGCCCGAATCTGGGCGACGACATCTACTACTCGGGCACCGTAGCGGGCGCGCGCGAAGGCGCCCTTCGCGGCATT
The sequence above is drawn from the Pseudomonadota bacterium genome and encodes:
- a CDS encoding response regulator produces the protein MADHPLRALVVEGNAVLGTSICAWLRRRGHPSLLCSCLQEARGLLSRQRFELVVLAWSRCDEGGEALELTKWLRAGRADRLPAIVMLSEHTLVDDVQAALEAGVTDLLTKPVVATHLRERLSRAELAARIARRQEELEIGLEVGGCAPPPDFVPALPRPSHEPGPRGMSKLAFTARVQRAARRRSPSGPRSRPTHLSLVVTDAR